Part of the Amycolatopsis sp. 195334CR genome is shown below.
GCCACGGCGGCGTCCGGCCCACCGGCGCCGAGGTCGGCCGCGTCACCGACGTCGAGGACGCGCTCAGCCGCTACGTCCAGCACCTCCTCGCCTCCACCCCGCACTCGCTCGCCGGGGTGCGCGTGGTCGTCGACTGCGCCAACGGCGCCGCCTCGGCCGCCGCGCCCGAGGTCTACCGCAAGGCGGGCGCCGAGGTCATCGCGATCTACGCCGACCCCGACGGCATCAACATCAACGACGACTGCGGCTCCACCCACATGGACCGCGTCAGCGCCGCGGTGCGCGAGCACAACGCCGACCTGGGCATCGCCCACGACGGTGACGCCGACCGCTGCCTCGCCGTGGACGCCGCCGGTGAACTGGTCGACGGCGACCAGATCATGGCCGTGCTGGCACTGGCCATGGCGGAGTCCGGCGAGCTGACCGACGAGACCCTGGTCGCTACCGTGATGAGCAACCTGGGCCTGCACCTGGCCATGCGCGAGCACGGCGTCCACATCCGCACCACCGGCGTCGGTGACCGGTACGTGCTCGAGGAGCTGCGTGCGGGCGGGTTCGCGCTCGGCGGCGAGCAGTCCGGTCACGTGGTGCTGCCCGCGCACGCGACCACCGGTGACGGTCTGCTGACGGCCCTGCGCGTGATGAGCCGCATGGCTTCGACCGGCAAGTCGCTGGCCGACCTCGCCGGCGTCATGCGGCGGCTGCCGCAGGTGCTGGTGAACGTGCGGGTCGCGGACAAGGCCGCGGTCGCCGATTCGGACGCGGTGCGCAAGGCCGTCGACGCGGTCGAAGCCGAGTTGGGTGACGAAGGTCGCGTTCTGCTCCGGCCGTCGGGCACCGAGCAACTGGTGCGCGTGATGGTCGAGGCAGCCGCGCAGGAAACCGCGCAGGCGGCCGCCGACCGCCTCGCCGGAGTGGTGTCCACCGCCTCCTGAGCTTCACCCCGCAAAACGGTCAACTTGCTGCATCACGGTCACCGGCCCGGTACATTCCGTGTGCATGACGCGGTGATCACACGATTGAGGGGGAGTTGTGCCAGAAGGTGGGTACCGGGCTGATTCGGAGGCAATGGCGGTAGCGCAGACGCGGCTCAAGGAGCAGGTGGGCAAACCGGCCGCGCAAGCTGATCGCCTCACCCCGCCGAAGGTCAAACCGGAGGAGTTCGGCCGCATTCACGCGCACCATTTCGACAGCTACAGCGCGGGCGCGGAACAGGTGGGCGCCGCGTTGAAAGGGCTGACCGCCGAACTGACCGCGCTCGCCGGTGGCATCGGCAGCGCTGGGCAGAGTTACGCGAGCGCGGATCAGGCGAATGCCGCGCAGGTCAACCAGCAGGCTGTGTACTGATGGCCGGGGAAGACGCCGAACTGCTGGAAAGCCCGCACGTTTCCGAAGAGACCAAGAAAAGGCTGGTGCAATCCGCGCTCGATCCGTTGAGCCGGATAGCCGGTGGGGCTTCTCACGAAGAGGTCCGAGCACAGGCCGCCCAGGAAATGGAACACGGGCGAAAGGTCGAGCAAGGCACCGCGAAAGCCCACGGGGATCTGTCCGCGCAGCAACCGCCTGGCGCCAATGGTGCTGGAGTCGCGAAATCGGACGACGTGCTCGATCTGGCCAAGCCCGCCCTCGATTTTTTCTCCACTTGGATCGACCAGGTCTGGAACAACGTTCCCGGGGTCAGCAGGCTCGAATACATGCCGGCGATCTGGGACCGCTTCCACCAGAACCGCGGCATCGACTTCCGCAAGTTCACCGATGAGGCGGAGGAGTACGGCAAGGCGCGGGAAGTGGTCGAGCAGACCATGGAGGGGGCCCGTGCCGAGCTGAACACCTTGTTCGGCGACTGGGAGGGTGCCGGCGCGGCGGCCGCACGGACGAAGTACGAGGAAGGCATCGTCCCGGATTCGCAGAAATTGCTGGACCAGCTGGAAGGCGCGGCCACCCTCATCCCGGAAACCGTCACGGCGATTTACGAAACGCTGAAGCAGCAGGTGGATGAAGTTCTGCTGCTGAGCAGGGCGACCATTGCCGGTGCCGATGTCGAAACCGCCGCGAAGATCGCCAGGGTGGCGCCTGGTGGCTCGGACAGCAATGAGGCGGACCGGCTGGATGCGGTGCGGTTCTTCGACCGTCAGTGGAACAGCAACCTGGAAGCCGGTCTGAACGAATTTGGCATGACCTTCCCGTACGCCGAGGAGATCATCCCGCAGTTCTGTGAAACTTGGCTGACTTCGTTCAAAGCGGAATTCGAGCCGCTGCTCCAGGCTTTTGGCGATCTCTGCGATCAAACGAACAAAACGGTGGACGGCCAGTGGTACGCGCTCGCGGAATTCATGAGCGACTACGCCAACGAATTCACCGACGCGGCGGCTCCCGCCGCGGCACCGTCGCCGTCCGGCCCGCCGCCGGGCGGGACCGCTCCGGCGATGACCGGAGGCGGACCGCCCGCCATGCCCGCCGGTGGGACCGGTGGGACTCCGTCGATGCCCAGCCCGCCCTCGCCGCCCGCTGCGCCGCCGATGCCGGCCGCACCGGAGACCGCCGCGGCACCAGAGACGGTGGCGCCGGACACGGCGGCTGCGGAGACGAACCCGGTCACCGGCGGGGAACTCGAGCTCGACCCGGAAACCGGCGAGGCCTACCCGATCGATCCGCTCACCGGCGAGGCGGTGAAGGAGCCCGGCGGCGCGACGCTGACCGTGGAAAAGGGCGAGAACAAGCTGTCCCTCTCCGAACCGGACGCCGACGGGAACATGGCGATCACGGTCGAGGGCCCCTCGGGCGAGCCGAAGGACTACCAGCTGGCCTTCGAGGGTGAGGGGACCGAAGGAGACGAGATCTTCCGGCCGGGCGAGGACGGGAAGATCCTCGTCGAGGACGGGCCGCTGAAGATCACCGCCGAACGCCCGGACGGCCCGGATGGCCAAACCGTCGTCGAGGTCGACGATGGTTCGGGTGAGCCGACCAGGTACGTCCTGGGAGAACAACCCTCAGACGCTGAGTCTCAACCGGCCTCAGCACCCGGCGCCCTTGCCGGGGTTCCCGCCTCACCCGGGGGCCCAACCGCCTCACCCGGAGGCCCAACTGCCTCATCCGGAGACCTGGCTGCTTCAGCCGGAGACCTGGCTGCTTCAGCCGGAGACCTGGCTGCTTCAGCCGGAGACGTAGGTGCTTCAGCCGAGGCGCCTGCCGTTCCTTCCGGAGCTCCGGCCGTTCCTGGCGCGGACCCCGCCGTTCCGGCCGCAGACTCCGCTGCCCCGGCCCTCGCTGCGCCAACCGCAGCCGCCCCCGACGACCTGCTTTTGCCCGCAGAAGCAGGTCAGCAGGCGGAAGGGATGGGGCAGTCGACGGCGCCCCAGTCGGTCGGTGCCGGTGACTTCCTGTCCAGCGGAGCCGCCGCGGTCGGCCTCGGTGA
Proteins encoded:
- the glmM gene encoding phosphoglucosamine mutase, which gives rise to MARLFGTDGVRGLANAELTPELAMSIAASAARVLAAHDHSHRPVAVVGRDPRASGEMLEAAVVAGLASAGADVRRLGVLPTPAVAYLVGALSADLGVMISASHNPMPDNGIKLFAAGGHKLPDGIEDEIEAGLGHGGVRPTGAEVGRVTDVEDALSRYVQHLLASTPHSLAGVRVVVDCANGAASAAAPEVYRKAGAEVIAIYADPDGININDDCGSTHMDRVSAAVREHNADLGIAHDGDADRCLAVDAAGELVDGDQIMAVLALAMAESGELTDETLVATVMSNLGLHLAMREHGVHIRTTGVGDRYVLEELRAGGFALGGEQSGHVVLPAHATTGDGLLTALRVMSRMASTGKSLADLAGVMRRLPQVLVNVRVADKAAVADSDAVRKAVDAVEAELGDEGRVLLRPSGTEQLVRVMVEAAAQETAQAAADRLAGVVSTAS